In the genome of Desulfomonilia bacterium, one region contains:
- a CDS encoding PIN-like domain-containing protein yields MGNFISKDAFKSLYSSDPVYIFDTNIYLNLLRYSRKSSQELLLIYRLIQENIWVPSQVRHEFQKNLPIVENQRISNAKKTVTDIKNAINSCSSAVMKQMQFFIKYKFAQSQEISSKSISDLEILKKSLERYGESCIKQENDGFMDKQEVEDFFRLICNHSEMDELAPSTLFEIYKDGDIRYRYKIPPGYMDDPRNNSKSTKDGVDIFGDLVLWYEIISFGKKKGKPIVFVTADTKEDWFLEKDERATAPREELLKEYEERSNGNQICILTDDKFVEYIGEILHVDTVLSLAEMQKDDYADIAVRNSQEDIKQKMLDWMNSEEHVYLLPFVEEINCIKEINNLTLIVKSVSVDVKTRVHYLVELDGSAEIVGAYNDKEIGRITISDIRDEFYFTLNISFDCSFITGASSGEIFGKDISNIEIRTGVFERCILESVTLESKRGIFIKPNEDDYQVYNYMMKNWDQYESKNSIDRAEALMFIDAAKNFASSLIEINRAFTLVQNQSTNINLSLNEIDALAIKRFKDIGFVINGEDCSFEGEAIPLGNAYPLPKTMEILPPQAGKELEVYFICEAKNIENKYVQIIGTTNLPINTYLMIELINRKIKYRASSKAQILDYGKFESEIFKYGSDVSSNSIPDGDYEIEIIVPITSVQPDNVKVVFGQKGRNLVGTYITCDDITGKTIKYHKTVKFSR; encoded by the coding sequence GTGGGAAATTTTATCAGCAAGGATGCATTTAAAAGTTTATACAGTAGTGATCCTGTTTATATTTTTGATACAAATATTTACTTGAATTTACTTCGGTATTCAAGAAAATCTAGTCAGGAGTTACTTTTGATTTATAGACTTATACAGGAGAATATATGGGTACCATCACAAGTAAGACACGAATTTCAAAAAAATCTGCCAATAGTAGAAAATCAGCGTATTAGTAATGCAAAAAAAACTGTAACAGATATAAAAAATGCAATAAATAGTTGCAGTAGTGCAGTTATGAAGCAAATGCAATTTTTTATCAAATATAAATTTGCGCAAAGTCAAGAAATTTCTAGCAAGTCCATTTCTGATTTAGAAATACTCAAAAAATCTTTAGAGAGATATGGTGAAAGCTGTATAAAGCAAGAGAATGACGGTTTTATGGACAAACAGGAAGTTGAAGATTTCTTTAGGTTGATTTGTAATCATAGTGAAATGGATGAGCTAGCTCCATCAACTTTGTTTGAGATATATAAAGATGGTGATATTCGTTATAGATATAAAATTCCACCAGGATATATGGATGATCCACGTAATAATTCAAAATCGACTAAAGACGGAGTAGACATTTTTGGAGACTTGGTTTTATGGTATGAGATTATATCTTTTGGTAAGAAAAAAGGAAAGCCGATAGTTTTTGTCACTGCAGATACAAAAGAGGATTGGTTCTTGGAAAAAGATGAAAGAGCAACGGCTCCCCGTGAAGAATTATTGAAAGAGTATGAGGAACGATCAAACGGAAATCAGATTTGTATTTTAACAGATGATAAATTTGTAGAGTACATAGGTGAGATTTTGCATGTTGATACAGTATTAAGTTTAGCAGAAATGCAAAAAGACGATTATGCTGATATAGCTGTAAGGAATAGCCAGGAAGATATTAAGCAGAAAATGCTTGATTGGATGAATTCTGAAGAACATGTATATTTGCTGCCATTTGTTGAGGAAATTAATTGCATTAAAGAAATAAATAATTTAACATTAATCGTAAAAAGTGTTTCTGTTGATGTAAAAACAAGGGTGCACTATTTAGTTGAATTAGATGGTAGTGCAGAAATTGTTGGTGCGTATAATGATAAAGAAATTGGGAGAATTACAATAAGTGATATACGGGATGAGTTTTATTTTACACTTAACATTTCCTTTGATTGTAGTTTCATAACTGGAGCTTCATCGGGGGAAATATTTGGTAAAGATATTTCTAACATAGAAATTAGGACAGGGGTTTTTGAAAGATGTATTTTAGAGAGTGTAACATTAGAATCAAAGCGTGGAATTTTTATCAAACCTAATGAAGATGACTATCAAGTATACAACTATATGATGAAAAATTGGGATCAGTATGAGAGTAAAAATTCAATCGATCGTGCTGAAGCATTGATGTTCATAGATGCAGCAAAGAACTTTGCGAGTTCGCTAATTGAGATAAATAGAGCTTTTACATTGGTTCAAAATCAATCAACAAATATTAACTTGAGTTTAAATGAAATTGACGCATTAGCGATAAAAAGATTTAAGGATATTGGCTTTGTTATTAATGGTGAAGATTGTAGTTTCGAAGGAGAAGCAATTCCGCTGGGGAATGCATATCCACTGCCAAAGACAATGGAAATTTTGCCGCCTCAAGCAGGAAAAGAATTAGAAGTGTATTTTATATGTGAGGCAAAAAATATAGAAAATAAATATGTGCAGATTATAGGTACGACTAATTTACCAATAAATACATATTTAATGATTGAACTTATTAATAGAAAAATTAAATATAGAGCAAGCTCAAAAGCGCAAATATTAGATTATGGAAAATTCGAGAGTGAAATATTCAAATATGGTAGTGATGTATCCTCAAATTCCATTCCTGATGGAGATTACGAGATAGAGATTATAGTTCCTATAACCAGTGTTCAGCCGGATAATGTGAAAGTTGTATTTGGGCAAAAAGGACGAAATTTAGTAGGAACTTATATTACATGTGATGATATAACTGGGAAGACAATTAAGTATCATAAAACGGTAAAATTCAGCCGGTAA
- a CDS encoding DUF2326 domain-containing protein has protein sequence MLFEIICEQFKQKRIEFRANLNTVLGDDIGSNSIGKSTFLMIIDFVFGGKDYILKSTDIQRNVGQHIIKFCFIFDNERYYFLRNTDDLENVSKCDNKYNIISNMSLTDYCNFLKVKYDITLSDISFRDIVGRFARIYGKDNLNEKRPLDIVHNESAGAPINALLKLFDMYNVISELELLVKQKESELSALKNAQKYKFVASIGKRQYNANLKEIDAISKEKERISQDLDNGLLDLDSVKADEVMKLKQRLSLAKRQRSRYYSQLTIIDNNIKETANLKSEQFDDLLSFFPNANIKGISEVEKFHQEIRTVLKSELKDKKDELNRLISISQAEVDGIEKNIKEIIQIPNLSKAILAKYSNLQKRMETLENENNAFLKLDSLTTSRDDAKLRRDNMKLEQLHQLQNTINTKMLTINDYIYSGKKKPPIISFDKNQYTFETIDDTGTGTSYKSMVVYDLSVLEMTALPILIHDSVVLKQISDEAIEKILFKYKDAGKQIFISFDKKSAYSLESQKILKETKVLELSANGNELFGRSWSSK, from the coding sequence ATGCTATTTGAAATTATTTGTGAGCAATTTAAACAGAAAAGAATTGAATTTCGTGCCAATTTAAATACTGTCTTAGGTGATGATATAGGAAGCAATTCTATAGGAAAGTCTACATTTCTTATGATTATAGATTTTGTGTTTGGCGGAAAAGATTATATATTAAAATCTACAGATATTCAAAGAAATGTAGGACAGCATATAATTAAATTCTGTTTCATTTTTGACAATGAGAGATATTATTTCTTAAGAAATACTGATGATTTAGAGAATGTAAGTAAATGTGATAATAAATATAATATTATCTCCAATATGTCACTTACAGATTACTGTAATTTTTTAAAGGTCAAGTATGACATAACACTTTCTGATATTAGCTTTAGAGATATTGTTGGTAGGTTTGCCAGAATATATGGAAAGGACAATCTTAATGAAAAACGTCCATTAGACATTGTTCATAATGAATCTGCCGGAGCACCAATTAATGCTTTACTAAAATTGTTTGATATGTACAATGTAATTTCTGAGTTGGAATTATTAGTAAAGCAAAAAGAATCTGAACTAAGTGCCTTAAAAAATGCGCAAAAATACAAGTTTGTTGCATCTATTGGAAAACGACAATATAATGCGAATTTGAAAGAGATAGATGCAATAAGTAAAGAAAAAGAAAGAATTTCTCAAGATTTGGATAACGGCCTATTGGATCTGGATTCAGTTAAAGCTGATGAGGTAATGAAATTAAAGCAGCGTTTATCACTTGCTAAAAGGCAAAGAAGTAGATATTATTCGCAACTTACAATTATAGATAATAATATCAAAGAAACGGCCAACTTAAAGTCAGAACAATTTGATGATTTATTAAGTTTTTTTCCTAATGCAAACATAAAAGGCATTTCGGAAGTAGAAAAGTTCCATCAAGAAATTAGAACTGTTTTAAAGTCTGAATTAAAGGATAAGAAAGATGAACTAAACAGGCTTATTTCCATTTCTCAAGCTGAAGTAGATGGAATCGAAAAGAATATAAAAGAAATTATTCAGATACCTAATCTGTCAAAGGCAATATTAGCAAAATACTCAAATTTACAAAAAAGAATGGAAACGCTAGAGAATGAAAATAATGCATTCCTAAAATTGGATAGCCTCACGACTTCCAGAGATGATGCAAAACTAAGAAGAGATAATATGAAGCTAGAACAACTGCACCAACTTCAGAATACGATTAACACTAAAATGTTGACAATAAATGACTACATATATTCTGGGAAAAAGAAACCACCAATTATTTCTTTTGATAAAAATCAATATACCTTTGAAACTATTGATGATACCGGTACAGGTACCTCTTACAAGAGCATGGTAGTATATGATTTAAGCGTTTTGGAGATGACAGCATTGCCTATCTTAATTCATGATTCTGTTGTACTAAAGCAGATATCCGATGAAGCTATAGAAAAAATACTGTTTAAATATAAGGATGCTGGTAAACAGATTTTTATTTCATTTGATAAAAAATCAGCTTATAGTTTGGAAAGTCAAAAAATATTGAAAGAGACAAAAGTATTAGAACTATCTGCAAATGGCAATGAACTATTTGGAAGGTCATGGAGTAGCAAATAA
- a CDS encoding ABC-three component system middle component 7, giving the protein MKLPNKLFSYRESIISKFPIILNALEQEKHLTIYELYINVINKFEDIAEFLEAVECLYALGKIEYSYEMRRVYYAI; this is encoded by the coding sequence ATGAAATTACCAAATAAACTATTTAGTTATAGAGAAAGCATAATTAGTAAATTCCCAATAATATTAAATGCGTTAGAGCAAGAAAAGCATTTAACTATTTATGAACTATATATAAATGTAATTAACAAATTCGAGGATATTGCAGAATTTTTAGAGGCAGTAGAATGTTTATATGCATTAGGAAAAATAGAATATAGTTATGAGATGAGGAGAGTTTACTATGCTATTTGA
- a CDS encoding ABC-three component system protein: MGKVESTDTYLMARIAITDNMDNAYLLEVGGLCPLCGKYMLAAKGKRMNKQYQIAHIYPNSPTPNEVLELKGLERLGANCEEFENKIALCKDCHGYYDDHKTKDEYLNLLTIKKGLLSASKTKIVTSHQDLEQEIIIVINALSKIDQNTLEEMKLDYQALKISNKIENTYAILKVKIETYVCIYFNFIKETFQNLDQAGQLNFNLVASEIKTSFLKCEKEMISKSEIFDSLVKWLKSKSIGSSNEACEAVISYFVQSCEVFHEITK, translated from the coding sequence TTGGGGAAAGTAGAATCAACAGATACATATTTAATGGCACGTATTGCGATTACAGATAACATGGATAACGCATATTTACTGGAAGTTGGTGGTTTGTGTCCTTTATGTGGTAAATACATGCTAGCCGCAAAGGGAAAGCGTATGAATAAACAGTATCAGATTGCACATATCTATCCTAACAGCCCTACCCCTAATGAAGTGCTGGAACTTAAAGGACTTGAAAGACTTGGCGCTAACTGTGAAGAGTTTGAAAATAAAATCGCATTATGCAAGGATTGCCATGGGTATTATGATGATCATAAAACTAAAGATGAGTATTTGAATTTACTCACGATCAAGAAGGGGTTGCTGAGTGCGTCTAAAACTAAAATAGTAACTTCTCACCAGGATTTGGAGCAAGAAATAATTATTGTTATTAATGCACTTTCCAAAATTGATCAAAATACTTTGGAAGAAATGAAACTGGATTACCAAGCATTGAAGATTTCAAATAAAATTGAAAATACATATGCGATTTTAAAAGTCAAGATTGAGACGTATGTCTGCATTTATTTCAATTTTATAAAAGAAACATTTCAAAATTTGGATCAAGCTGGACAATTAAACTTTAATTTAGTTGCATCAGAAATAAAGACAAGCTTTTTAAAATGCGAAAAAGAAATGATTAGTAAGAGTGAAATATTTGATTCCTTGGTAAAGTGGTTAAAGTCCAAATCAATAGGCTCATCAAATGAAGCTTGCGAAGCAGTAATTTCGTATTTTGTGCAGAGTTGTGAGGTGTTCCATGAAATTACCAAATAA
- a CDS encoding single-stranded DNA-binding protein has product MPNVNELLETAIYEISSVNPGEIFLLRDLFKGYEWNRISRSDRLLLGTLFLNYINSINNVVTPIEKTSSGQQRYMK; this is encoded by the coding sequence ATGCCAAATGTTAATGAACTGTTAGAAACTGCAATATATGAAATATCTAGCGTCAATCCTGGCGAAATCTTTTTGCTAAGAGATCTATTCAAGGGTTATGAATGGAATAGAATATCAAGAAGTGATCGGCTATTGCTAGGTACATTATTCCTAAATTACATCAATTCAATAAATAATGTGGTGACCCCAATAGAAAAGACTTCTTCTGGTCAGCAAAGATACATGAAATAA
- a CDS encoding recombinase family protein has translation MQTATAKKKNISFIPSQPEYDRSVKVQYKALRVAAYCRVSTTLEQQEGSYEAQISYYTEKIKSNPNWKLVGIYADDGKSATNTKKRDDFNAMIGDCMAGKIDMVITKSVSRFARNTVDSLQNIRKLKERNIPIFFEKEGINTMESGGELLITILSSQAQEESRNLSENTRWGLVRRFENGIISVNHNKFMGYTKDENGELIIVPEEAEIVRRIFRLFLEGSSYVQIAKILESEGIFTVTGKTDWHPSVIDHMLSNEKYMGDALLQKTYTVDFLTKKRVKNQGIVPQYYVQDNHEAIIPKELYYRVQEEKARRASLCKSAATRRAKKEQSKYSSKYALSDIMICRECGQPYRRQVWSKNGQKSAVWRCENRLKNGTKHCQHSPTLKEEILNEAVMTAINSVVENRGDFVGAFRENVIQVIGSYSTKKVPTEHDEQIAKLQGDMLALIEENAKKGSVTDDFDEQYQKIAEQIKELKQKKLDIIKEQKQAANFQQRVNDMDTCLKKASCEVRDFDNDLVRRLLQSIKVISEDTIEIQFKSGIVMKQRVSYYE, from the coding sequence ATGCAGACAGCGACTGCAAAAAAGAAAAACATATCGTTTATACCTTCTCAACCGGAATACGACCGGAGTGTTAAGGTTCAGTACAAGGCTCTGCGGGTAGCTGCATACTGCCGCGTCAGCACAACACTGGAACAGCAGGAAGGCAGCTATGAAGCCCAGATATCCTATTACACCGAAAAAATCAAAAGCAATCCAAACTGGAAGCTGGTCGGTATCTATGCCGACGATGGTAAGTCCGCGACCAACACCAAAAAGCGTGATGATTTTAACGCCATGATCGGGGACTGCATGGCAGGAAAAATCGACATGGTCATCACCAAATCCGTCAGCCGGTTTGCCAGAAATACGGTAGACAGCCTACAAAATATCCGAAAGCTCAAGGAAAGGAATATCCCCATTTTCTTCGAAAAGGAAGGCATAAACACCATGGAGAGCGGCGGAGAGCTGTTGATTACCATCTTAAGCAGCCAGGCACAGGAGGAAAGCCGGAACCTGAGTGAAAACACCCGATGGGGACTGGTCAGACGCTTTGAAAACGGAATCATCTCGGTGAACCATAACAAGTTTATGGGCTACACCAAGGATGAAAACGGTGAGCTGATCATCGTGCCGGAGGAAGCCGAAATCGTCAGGCGAATTTTCCGGCTCTTCCTTGAAGGAAGCAGCTATGTCCAGATTGCCAAGATTTTGGAGAGTGAAGGTATATTCACAGTAACCGGCAAGACAGACTGGCACCCCAGTGTGATTGACCATATGCTGAGCAACGAAAAATATATGGGTGATGCTCTTCTGCAAAAGACCTATACGGTGGACTTCCTCACCAAAAAGCGGGTAAAGAATCAGGGCATTGTCCCGCAGTATTACGTACAGGATAATCATGAAGCCATTATTCCAAAAGAGCTTTATTACCGGGTGCAGGAGGAAAAGGCCAGAAGGGCGAGCTTATGCAAATCCGCGGCAACCAGGAGGGCGAAGAAAGAGCAGAGTAAGTACAGCTCCAAGTACGCTCTTTCCGACATCATGATCTGCAGGGAATGCGGACAGCCCTACCGCAGACAGGTTTGGTCGAAGAATGGTCAGAAAAGTGCCGTATGGAGATGCGAAAACCGCCTGAAGAATGGAACCAAGCACTGCCAGCACTCCCCTACTCTCAAAGAGGAAATTCTAAATGAAGCGGTCATGACTGCCATCAACAGTGTCGTCGAAAATAGGGGCGATTTTGTAGGTGCTTTCCGAGAAAATGTGATTCAGGTCATCGGAAGTTACTCCACAAAAAAAGTGCCCACTGAGCATGATGAACAGATCGCAAAACTTCAAGGGGATATGCTGGCGCTGATTGAAGAAAATGCTAAAAAGGGTTCGGTTACCGATGATTTTGACGAGCAGTATCAGAAAATTGCTGAGCAGATCAAAGAGCTTAAGCAAAAGAAGCTGGATATTATAAAGGAACAAAAGCAGGCTGCGAATTTTCAGCAGAGGGTCAACGACATGGATACATGCCTGAAAAAAGCATCCTGTGAGGTGAGGGACTTTGACAATGATCTGGTACGGCGGCTGCTACAGAGTATCAAGGTTATAAGTGAAGATACGATTGAAATACAGTTCAAATCCGGCATCGTGATGAAACAGAGAGTTTCTTATTATGAGTGA
- a CDS encoding recombinase family protein — protein MAQRHMPIGYKLVDGKIQIDDPKADAVKRIFRDYATGASLLVIAKELSAEGFLNANNQPYWYHGTVSRILDNVKYQGDEFYPQLIDKELFSMVQKRRNEQCEKLGRNLQYNSMSRQSVFSGILRCGECGDVYRKYVEHGDRPTKRTFWKCKRYIDKNKVCCCNSFLTDEQIGSAFQLAANRILARKQCLDRTSKKEPVVNDFEFVKLDKKIKELEAEGRYSSNELPALIFERAKAFYRTAQIDDREYNTEKMKQSFLNRNTLSQFDAELFRTVIRQVIVHDGKLTFEFINSLSMKVEIPH, from the coding sequence ATGGCACAGAGACATATGCCCATCGGCTATAAGCTGGTGGATGGTAAAATTCAGATAGATGATCCCAAAGCTGATGCAGTAAAAAGGATATTTCGGGATTATGCAACAGGTGCTTCCCTGCTGGTCATTGCAAAGGAGCTGTCAGCAGAAGGTTTTCTGAATGCTAACAATCAGCCATACTGGTACCACGGAACGGTAAGTAGGATTCTGGATAATGTGAAATATCAGGGCGATGAGTTTTATCCGCAGTTAATCGACAAAGAACTGTTCAGCATGGTACAGAAACGTCGAAATGAGCAATGTGAAAAGCTGGGACGAAATCTGCAGTATAACAGCATGAGCCGACAGTCCGTTTTTTCAGGTATCCTGCGATGCGGTGAATGCGGTGATGTTTATCGGAAATATGTGGAGCATGGTGACAGACCGACAAAACGGACCTTCTGGAAATGCAAGAGATATATCGATAAAAATAAGGTTTGCTGCTGTAATAGCTTTCTTACGGATGAACAAATAGGATCGGCTTTCCAGTTAGCAGCCAATCGAATTCTGGCAAGAAAGCAATGCCTTGATCGAACCTCAAAAAAAGAACCAGTCGTGAATGATTTTGAATTTGTAAAACTGGACAAGAAAATAAAAGAGCTGGAGGCAGAAGGACGGTATTCGTCCAATGAGCTTCCGGCTCTTATTTTTGAAAGGGCAAAAGCCTTTTATAGGACGGCTCAGATAGATGACCGTGAGTACAACACTGAAAAAATGAAGCAGTCATTTTTAAACAGGAATACCTTATCCCAATTTGATGCTGAGTTGTTTCGCACGGTTATTCGTCAGGTCATAGTTCATGATGGCAAACTGACCTTTGAATTTATCAACAGTCTCTCCATGAAGGTTGAGATTCCCCATTAA
- a CDS encoding recombinase family protein yields MAKNVQIINPVKQQVIRQLQPKKLVCAYCRVSTDSREQHNSFSVQMEYYKTFIEKQEDWEFVGIYADEARSGTKLQKRDDFLRMMKDCEDGRIDMIITKSVTRFARNTVDSIQAIRRLKELGIAVYFEKEHINSLSEKSEQMLSILSSIAQGEAENTSTNNKWAAVKRFQDGTFILSCPAYGYTKDEKGELVIQEEEATIVRRIFRDYLNGKGTYVIAKELTDEHFPTIRTAEKWNDSVIKEILHNPIYSGNLLLQKTYTTEVLPFKRKHNRGQMPRYFIEDNHEPIISPEQAEAVKEIMEYRRKQHGLDSKKCQSRYGFSGKILCGECGSTFRRQKIYIDQPYEKIQWCCHQHIEDKTKCSQKAVREDVLQQVFILMWNKLISNYEEILLPLLDVLKKLRMDEQQEQEIEDCNNKIMELTEQGHILSRLISKGYMDPAVFIGRQNTLTLELAAAKKKRNQLLDSNGFEQEITGTELLLGIIKNYPGIIEKYNEELFSQAVENVIIQSDRITFRLINKLELTEVTGKEND; encoded by the coding sequence ATGGCAAAGAATGTACAAATTATTAATCCTGTTAAGCAGCAGGTCATCAGACAATTACAGCCTAAAAAGCTGGTTTGTGCCTATTGCAGAGTCAGTACTGATTCCCGCGAGCAGCATAATTCCTTCTCTGTACAGATGGAATATTACAAAACCTTCATCGAGAAACAGGAAGATTGGGAGTTTGTCGGAATTTATGCCGATGAAGCGCGAAGCGGAACAAAGCTGCAGAAGAGAGATGACTTTCTACGGATGATGAAGGACTGTGAGGACGGGCGGATCGACATGATCATTACTAAATCCGTTACCCGCTTCGCAAGAAACACCGTGGACAGCATACAAGCGATCCGTAGGCTGAAGGAGCTTGGAATTGCCGTCTATTTTGAAAAGGAGCACATAAACAGCCTGTCGGAAAAAAGTGAGCAGATGCTGTCCATTTTAAGCTCCATCGCGCAGGGAGAAGCGGAGAACACCTCCACCAACAACAAATGGGCGGCAGTAAAACGCTTTCAGGATGGGACGTTCATTTTAAGCTGTCCTGCTTATGGCTACACTAAGGATGAGAAGGGTGAGTTGGTCATTCAGGAGGAAGAAGCAACTATAGTACGCCGGATTTTCCGGGACTATTTAAACGGGAAAGGTACCTATGTGATTGCAAAGGAACTGACGGACGAACACTTCCCTACCATCCGTACCGCTGAAAAGTGGAATGACAGTGTAATCAAGGAAATTCTGCATAATCCTATTTATTCCGGTAATCTGCTGTTACAGAAAACTTATACGACCGAGGTACTTCCCTTTAAGCGGAAGCACAACAGAGGGCAGATGCCTCGGTATTTTATTGAGGACAATCACGAACCGATCATATCGCCCGAACAGGCAGAGGCAGTCAAGGAAATCATGGAATATCGCAGAAAACAGCATGGTCTTGATTCTAAAAAGTGCCAGAGCCGCTATGGCTTCAGCGGAAAGATCCTTTGCGGCGAGTGCGGCAGTACCTTCCGTCGGCAGAAAATCTACATCGACCAGCCCTATGAGAAAATACAATGGTGCTGCCACCAGCATATCGAGGATAAAACAAAATGTAGTCAGAAGGCTGTACGCGAGGATGTTCTCCAGCAGGTGTTCATCCTTATGTGGAATAAGCTGATCAGCAACTATGAAGAAATCCTTCTCCCTCTGCTGGATGTCCTGAAAAAGCTTCGGATGGATGAGCAGCAGGAACAGGAAATTGAGGACTGTAATAACAAGATAATGGAATTGACAGAGCAGGGACATATCCTGAGCCGATTGATATCGAAGGGGTACATGGACCCTGCTGTTTTTATAGGGCGCCAGAATACCCTTACGCTTGAGCTTGCGGCGGCTAAAAAGAAAAGGAACCAGCTGCTGGACAGCAACGGCTTTGAGCAGGAAATCACCGGAACGGAGCTTCTTTTGGGGATTATCAAAAATTACCCTGGCATCATTGAGAAATACAACGAAGAACTGTTTTCACAGGCTGTCGAGAATGTGATCATACAAAGTGACCGGATTACCTTCCGGCTGATTAACAAGCTGGAGCTGACAGAGGTTACCGGAAAGGAGAATGATTGA
- a CDS encoding SHOCT domain-containing protein yields MSKTQEANEVQYKIAIKLLNILLRNGIITTDEYKKIDNLNRQTFTPELSQVYVK; encoded by the coding sequence ATGTCAAAAACTCAGGAAGCCAATGAAGTACAGTATAAAATTGCCATAAAGCTGTTAAATATCCTGCTTCGAAACGGAATAATCACCACGGATGAATATAAAAAAATTGATAATTTGAACCGTCAAACCTTCACACCTGAACTTTCTCAGGTATATGTGAAATAA
- a CDS encoding recombinase family protein — MKEQLRAWIYCRIDAPEDEHGSLKSQKEELYNYAEQMDFIVTGSSQDTGSGLKMNHSGLLEALQAAENGKIDVLLVKRLDRISRDTLKTIELLQNLKQLGITVYSPLEGEIRLEQQRLSLFLR, encoded by the coding sequence ATGAAGGAACAACTACGCGCATGGATTTACTGCCGGATTGACGCACCAGAAGATGAGCACGGCAGTCTGAAAAGCCAGAAAGAAGAACTCTATAATTATGCGGAACAGATGGACTTTATCGTGACCGGAAGCTCTCAGGACACCGGAAGCGGTCTGAAGATGAATCACTCTGGCCTTCTGGAGGCCCTGCAGGCTGCGGAAAATGGAAAAATAGATGTCCTGCTGGTGAAAAGGCTTGATCGGATAAGCCGGGATACTCTGAAAACAATAGAGCTCCTGCAGAATTTAAAGCAGTTAGGTATCACGGTTTATTCTCCTCTGGAAGGAGAAATCCGACTGGAACAGCAGAGACTGAGTCTCTTTCTGCGATAG
- a CDS encoding resolvase, protein MNKKSLNELLEKDLVIGYVYGYDGERQVFYFEKSPANTANFIMLHKEHADHMILTDLADRLILNTFGEFINCCPDQTFLQEVLKELLPLQMGEKEPTEIVAASEEEFQKLLYEEDQRVTETELRML, encoded by the coding sequence ATGAATAAAAAATCATTAAATGAATTGTTGGAAAAAGACCTGGTCATCGGTTATGTCTACGGTTACGATGGAGAACGCCAAGTGTTTTATTTCGAGAAGTCCCCGGCAAATACTGCAAATTTCATTATGCTGCACAAGGAGCATGCCGACCATATGATTCTGACAGATCTGGCGGACAGGCTCATTTTGAACACCTTTGGAGAGTTCATCAACTGTTGTCCTGATCAGACGTTCCTGCAGGAAGTACTGAAAGAGCTTCTTCCCCTGCAGATGGGCGAAAAAGAACCGACCGAGATTGTAGCAGCCAGTGAGGAAGAATTTCAAAAGCTTTTGTATGAGGAAGATCAGAGAGTAACAGAAACCGAGTTGCGCATGCTGTAG
- a CDS encoding sigma-70 family RNA polymerase sigma factor has product MANFNKKTNYREKYPDLSDEIIEVLEKSDRKMDYQQYDLKIERYRIDYAKGTVTYLPSREDSFDRLLEENRQFAADAEGVEDAAVKAVMIEKMLTYLKLLTPEEQEIIAELFFNGKSERQLSAESGIPYMTIHDRKVKILYKLKKLMEK; this is encoded by the coding sequence ATGGCTAATTTTAATAAAAAGACGAATTATCGGGAGAAATATCCCGATTTAAGCGATGAAATTATTGAGGTGCTGGAAAAAAGCGACCGAAAGATGGATTACCAGCAATACGACCTGAAGATAGAGAGATACCGGATTGACTACGCCAAAGGAACCGTTACATACCTCCCTAGCCGGGAAGACTCCTTTGATCGGCTTCTGGAGGAAAACAGGCAGTTCGCCGCCGATGCTGAAGGCGTTGAGGACGCCGCTGTGAAGGCCGTGATGATTGAGAAAATGCTGACCTACCTCAAGCTGCTTACACCGGAAGAACAGGAGATAATCGCTGAACTGTTTTTTAACGGCAAAAGTGAGCGTCAGCTGTCAGCAGAATCAGGCATTCCCTATATGACCATCCATGACAGAAAGGTCAAAATTCTTTATAAATTAAAAAAACTTATGGAAAAGTAA